ACAAATAAAACGAACCGAGCATCGGGCCCAGCGTCAGGCAGAAAAAGCCGACCAGCCACGGAAGCAAAAACAAATAAGCGGTGCGGTCCTGCCGCCATATAGCGGATCTGCGCGTCGTTTGCATGGGAGCCTCCCTTTCGATGAATTCATAAGGACCGGTTAACAAAATGGCCGCAAATTCATCATAAGGCCGGACGCAAACGAGATGAATGCTATTTTTTCGGGAGCCCGCTTTCAAATTTTTCGGGTGGCCGCTGTCTGAATTCGGAAGGAGCCACTCCGTACATCCGCTTGAATTTCGAGCTGAAGTAGCTGGCGCTCGTAAAACCGGTCAGTTCGGCGATATCCCACAGGCCGAGCGTCGTTTCTTCAAGCAGGCGAACCGCCTGAGCCATGCGCACTTCGGTCAAATATTGGATAAACGTTTTTCCCGTCTTTGCTTTGAACAGCTCAGAAAAATACGACGGATTATAGTTGAACCGCTCCGCCAGCATCGTCAGGTTCAGGTCGTACATGTATTGTTCGTCGATGAGCCGCCGGGCCGACCGGATTGCCGACGCATCCGTGTCGTCCGGGTCCATCTGCGACCTTTGATAAATGCTTTCCCCGAGCCGGGTCAAAAACCGCTCCGCCTTCTCCACGGTCCCGAGCTCCAGCGCCATGTCGGGCCGCATCCAAAGCTGGTCCCCGGCATCCAGCGCAGCGCCGGCCGTGTACGCCATCGAATCGAGCAGCAAATACAGCTGAAAAATCAGCTTGACGAATTGCGCCTGCGATTCGAAAAAAGCGGCCGTCAGCTCCTTGCGCACCGTTTGCCGGAACGCTTCCAGCTCGCCCTTCATCAGCTGCCGCTGGATCACCTTGGCCAAATCGTCGGCCAGCGCCGCCTTGCCGTCCGAATGCTTCGACGCATAGCGGACGCCGCTTTCCGCTACGTTCCAAGCGAGCAGCGAGGACAGATAACCCTCCCTCCACATCTTGAACCCGGCCGCCTGCCGCCCGATGCCGACAACCGGTTCGAAACCCAAATGCCCGGCGATGCAGGAGCGCAGCTCCCTGGCAAAAACCTCAGCCGCCTCGTCATCCCCGAGGAGAATAAAATGCATCAGCGCCGGGTAATGCGCATCGCGAAACACAAGCGGCTGCCGCGGCCACGTTCCGGCAAACTCGCGGCACAGCATCCCGAAAGGCAGGCGCAGCTTGTCCGGCGTGCGCTCCTTCGCCGCTTCCGCCGCTGCGGGCGCCGTCTCCGCGGCATCGTTTGCTTTGCCTGCCGCACCGGCTAATCTTTGCGCAGAAGCCGCTCCCGGTCCCGGAGCGCCTGCGCCGGGGCCATCCTTCGCACCGGACGCGGCGGCGGACGTCCGTTCCCTCAGCCCCGCCGTCACGAACCGGACGCTGCTCCCGGCCCACGGCTCCAGCTCGAAAAGCCGGGCTTTTTCCATCGCGGCCCGCTCATTATCCTGTTCTCCCCTGACCAGATGGACGATAAAATGCTCCTTCATTTCCTTGTAATATTGCGACAGCCGCCACTTCACCAACTCCTGCTGGTCCTGCAAATCCCGCTCGGCATCGAGCTCCCGCCGGACTTTGGCCAAAGCCTCCTCCAGCTCGTCCTGCGTGACCGGCTTCAGCAAATAGTCTCTTGCCTGGTTTCGGACCGCCGCTTTGGCGTAATGAAAATCCTCGTAGCCTGTCAGCACGATCAGCTTCAGCCCCGGATACTGCTCCCGGCATTCCTCCAAAAAAGAAACCCCGTTCATGACCGGCATGTTCATATCCGTGATCACCACGTCGACCGCCGCGCCGGCCAGCACGTCAAGCGCCTCCGCTCCGTTCGCCGCTTCGGACGCCACCCGGAAGCCGAGGCGTTCCCAGTCGGCCTTCAGCCGGAGCCCCTGGCGGATTTCCGGCTCGTCATCCACGATCAATACTTGGTACATTATGCGTTACCTCCTGTACGGGCAATTGAAGTTCCAGGCGGGTGCCTTGACCTGCCTGCGAATCGACGGCAAACGTAAACAATGAGCCGTAGTACAGCCGGCACCGGGCCAGTACGTTGCGCAGACCGATCTGGCCTTCTCCCCCCCGGCTCAAAATGTGCTCGAAACGGGAGTGCGCCGACTCCTCCTGCAGCTTCCTCACAAGCTCCCCAGGCATACCGGGGCCGTTATCGGATACGTCGAACCGCAGGCGGCCTTCGCTTGCTGAAATGCGAATGCCGACCTTCGCCGAGGCGTTCGTCTGGAAGCTGTATTTCACCGCATTTTCGACGAGCGGCTGCAAAATGAATTTGACCATGAGCGCTCCCCGCGGCTCGCCTTCTTCCTGCAGGTCAATCTGCAGCCGCTCTCCGAAGCGGATTTGCAAAATCGATATATAGTGGCGCAAATATTTGAGCTCCTCCTCGAGCGGAATCAGATCGTCGCTGATTTTCAAGGAGAAACGCAGCATCTTGCCGAGCGATTCGATCACCTTGACCGAATCTTTCGTTCGGCGCTGCATCGCCAGACTGCTGAGCAGCTCCAGCGTATTAAACAGAAAATGCGGGTTGATCTGCATGAGCAGCGCCCTGTATTCCGCCTGCTGGCGCAGCAGCTTCAGCTCGAATTCCACCTTGATATGGTGCCTCAGCTGCTGCACCATGTTCCGGAAAGTCGAAATGGCGTAGCCGACTTCGCCGCGCACGCTGCCGTCCGGAGGAATGCGGCTCTCGGCGATGGCAAAATCGCCTTTCTGCACATGGCGCATGGCCGAAACGAGCCGGGAAAGCGGTTTCGTAATGCCGTAGGACAGCCAGGTCGCAATCACGATGGCGGCAATCAGCAGCATGGACGAGAAGACGAGCATGGTGGAGCGCAGCTTGATGAGCTTGGCATACAGATCGCCTTCCGACACGAAACCGACGAGCAGCCAATTGTTCAGCTTCAGCTTCTTGTAAACGAGGATGTCGGTGGCCCCCCGATCGTTCTGAAAATAAACGAC
The window above is part of the Paenibacillus hamazuiensis genome. Proteins encoded here:
- a CDS encoding response regulator transcription factor, with protein sequence MYQVLIVDDEPEIRQGLRLKADWERLGFRVASEAANGAEALDVLAGAAVDVVITDMNMPVMNGVSFLEECREQYPGLKLIVLTGYEDFHYAKAAVRNQARDYLLKPVTQDELEEALAKVRRELDAERDLQDQQELVKWRLSQYYKEMKEHFIVHLVRGEQDNERAAMEKARLFELEPWAGSSVRFVTAGLRERTSAAASGAKDGPGAGAPGPGAASAQRLAGAAGKANDAAETAPAAAEAAKERTPDKLRLPFGMLCREFAGTWPRQPLVFRDAHYPALMHFILLGDDEAAEVFARELRSCIAGHLGFEPVVGIGRQAAGFKMWREGYLSSLLAWNVAESGVRYASKHSDGKAALADDLAKVIQRQLMKGELEAFRQTVRKELTAAFFESQAQFVKLIFQLYLLLDSMAYTAGAALDAGDQLWMRPDMALELGTVEKAERFLTRLGESIYQRSQMDPDDTDASAIRSARRLIDEQYMYDLNLTMLAERFNYNPSYFSELFKAKTGKTFIQYLTEVRMAQAVRLLEETTLGLWDIAELTGFTSASYFSSKFKRMYGVAPSEFRQRPPEKFESGLPKK
- a CDS encoding cache domain-containing sensor histidine kinase; the protein is MFYSLKNRLIAFFVVLLVLSFSTMSYLLFSESRSIIRSYIESSALEKMDEYGSFINMALMQMYDLASLVFNSDKTKNWDIALSDPALPEGEKMLANLNLSDFLTQTTNNYSGVSSVSVYRQEGLWISAGKKVVADNSFLGEAWYNDFVARGSHWVPAHKDAVEAGNFRPYQVVSLLLPIGSFELSTAKNVMKINVSEDFFLEPLNRIHLGESGTIFLLDQDGRPILSQNQYYAHTEAIEKVAQVMAGPLQQGVVYFQNDRGATDILVYKKLKLNNWLLVGFVSEGDLYAKLIKLRSTMLVFSSMLLIAAIVIATWLSYGITKPLSRLVSAMRHVQKGDFAIAESRIPPDGSVRGEVGYAISTFRNMVQQLRHHIKVEFELKLLRQQAEYRALLMQINPHFLFNTLELLSSLAMQRRTKDSVKVIESLGKMLRFSLKISDDLIPLEEELKYLRHYISILQIRFGERLQIDLQEEGEPRGALMVKFILQPLVENAVKYSFQTNASAKVGIRISASEGRLRFDVSDNGPGMPGELVRKLQEESAHSRFEHILSRGGEGQIGLRNVLARCRLYYGSLFTFAVDSQAGQGTRLELQLPVQEVTHNVPSIDRG